The Nothobranchius furzeri strain GRZ-AD chromosome 17, NfurGRZ-RIMD1, whole genome shotgun sequence nucleotide sequence GCTGATGATGAGGTTCAGCGATTTCCCTAATCATCGAGTAATTAATACCCAGCctgtagactttttttttttttttacattctgcaTATCTGTTCATCTTCAGGTACTTGTTGCTATTGAGAAGTTGCCAAAATACGCACAGGCTGGATTTGAAGACTTCAAAACTCTAAACCGCATTCAGAGCAAACTGTTTAAGACCACCATGGAGACGGATGAAAACCTGCTAGTGTGTGCGCCCACGGTACGAAGGCCTTGGTAAAGTTCAAATATTGTgtgatttgttgtttttatgtgttttctttAACTGGGGGTTTGTTCTGCTCACAGGGAGCTGGTAAGACAAACGTTGCCCTCATGGCGATGCTAAGAGAAATTGGAAAGCACATCAACATGGATGGAACGATCAACGTGGATGACTTTAAAATCATCTACATCGCGCCAATGCGCTCACTTGTACAGGAAATGGTGGGAAGTTTTAGTAAGGTGAGTCTTGAGTCACTATTTTAGACCTTTTTCCCGTTGTTTGTGGGACAGGTTTACATTTAACGTGTTTCCTTTTTTAATCTCAGAGATTAGCAAGTTATGGCATCATTGTGTCCGAGCTGACCGGAGACCACCAGCTCTGCAAAGAGGAGATCAACGCCACTCAGATCATTGTTTGCACCCCTGAGAAATGGGACATCATCACTCGGAAAGGAGGAGAGCGTACCTACACCCAGCTTGTGCGCCTCATTATCATTGTATGTTTTGATCTGAGCCAAATGTTCAAAATGAATTTAGGCTAAAGGTTTCTGGTTAAGCTAAGCGGGTGTTTCTCAGGATGAAATCCACCTGCTGCACGATGATCGCGGGCCGGTGCTGGAATCTCTGGTGGCGAGGACCATTCGTAATGTGGAGCTGACTCAGGAGGACGTACGTCTGATTGGTCTGAGTGCCACGCTGCCCAACTACGAAGACGTGGCTACCTGCCTGCGTGTCAACCCTGCAAAGGGACTCTTCTACTTTGACAACAGGTACATTATTTGAAGAGTAATGTAAATTTTAGAGATAAACTCGGTCCCTCTTTTTGTTATTTGTATTTCCATCTATGGTTATTGTTGTTTCTTTTTCTCTGTAGTTTCCGCCCTGTGCCGCTGGAGCAGACATATGTCGGAATAACAGAAAAGAAGGCCATCAAGCGATTTCAGATCATGAATGAGATCGTCTACGAAAAGATAATGGAACATGCTGGAAAGAACCAGGTGAGTtctgtctgacctctgacccccagTTTATTATCATCTTATTTCTTGTTTATTTACTCTGTCAACTTTAACATCTTCATTTCCCCCCTCCATAGGTTCTGGTATTTGTCCACTCCAGGAAAGAGACGGGAAAGACGGCCAGGGCCATAAGGGACATGTGTTTGGAGAAGGACACTCTGGGTCTTTTCCTCAGAGAGGGTTCAGCATCCACTGAAGTGTTGAGAACAGAGGCAGAGCAATGCAAAGTAAGGAAATGAGAACTTAAAGACCTTTCTGGTGTGAGGCGTTGGACTTGAGTGATGGAATCTTTTTCTTCTAGAACCTGGAGCTCAAGGATCTGCTTCCGTACGGGTTTGCGATCCACCACGCTGGCATGACCCGAGTCGACCGTACGCTGGTGGAGGATTTATTTGCAGACAAACACATTCAGGTTCTGGTATCGACAGCCACCCTGGCCTGGGGTGTCAACCTGCCTGCACATACTGTTATCATCAAAGGAACCCAGGTTTACAGCCCAGAGAAAGGCCGGTGGACTGAACTGGGAGCCCTGGACATTTTACAGGTCGGTTGGTTTCTACTGTCTGCAGTCATATGTAGCTCTTCTGACAGCGGTGACGGAAAGAAATGTTTGATTTCAGATGCTGGGTCGAGCTGGCCGTCCTCAGTATGACACCAAAGGAGAGGGAATCCTGATCACCTCCCATGGAGAGCTGCAGTACTATCTGTCCCTCCTGAACCAGCAGCTGCCCATAGAGAGTCAGATGGTGGGCAAACTGGCTGACATGCTCAACGCAGAGATAGTGCTGGGAAATGTTCAGAATGTCAAGGTTAGTGACTGAAACCTACACAAGAATGAAATTAATATTTTACTTTCATGATAATTAAAGTTTTTTTCTATTTAACTGCAGGATGCTGTGAACTGGCTGGGTTACACCTATCTGTACGTGCGCATGCTGCGCAACCCCACCTTGTATGGTGTTTCCCATGACGACCGGAGTTCCGACCCGCTGCTGGAGAGGCGTAGGACGGACCTGGTGCACACCGCCGCCAACATCCTGGACAAGAACAGCCTCATCAAGTATGACAAAAGGACAGGAAGCTTCCAGGTGAGCAAATTACTGTCCAGATCTAACCGGCTGAACAGACCTTCATACAGATGGATGCTTGTAACTTTGTCTCTGCAGTGACAAAAACCTCTGACCTTGGCCCCAGTAgctacaaataaacaaataaataaaatgattacacttaaaaataaaaacagttcaCCTGCTATCTCACTACTTTCTCCTGGTCTTTGTGGAATGCCAGTACCTGCTTATGGATAGTCATCGCATGTCTGAGGTGGGATTGCTGCAGAGGTCCTGGGCCTGTGTCTCTGACAGACGAATCCTTGTGGCTGTTTCGTGTTCTGGAGGCTGAATCCACACTCAGCTGCATCACTAAAGACGTCGATTACAAACGCCACTTCAGTTAAAGTTTCATAAACTGAGATCAGAAGTCCgcaagactctgaaccaggagttTCCTGATCCCACAAGCACTTGCtttagtgggaggaaatcttgcaGCGAAGTATCAGTAGTTCACCTGCACCAGTGTGTGATCTGTTGTCACCACAGAGCCTATTTTCCATAACTCTCCAATGTGCTGTCAGCCACTAAATATACAAATGTTGCCAAAGCCGTCTTCACTAAACAATGCCATTTATTTTCCACAACTCCGTttcagcatcagggagccttgggtcatttataagtggtcaggtcatggtggtaatgtggcgcaatcgcgtcctttttataaaagattaggcgatgTCGGCAGGAGGTATGGGGCGGTGTCTGTGCTGCCACgggcttccgtttatcttggacataactagcTTTTTATTGCAATGGAAGCTGCGAtcattaagtttttttaacaagccgctcctaaaggtgtgtgTCCCCCAGTCCTGTGCAGCCTCCGGTGATCTGACCTCcggctctaatggagagaagctcctggagtgctgcatcgCTTCAGTTtaacatctcagctgattctgtttacaaaagaaaaacttacgtcCCGTGTTCactttcattttcaaaatatttgtcggccagagctcggcagtaactcaccatgtcatcatgacacctccctctgttgcaccaaggtgcAATCGCTGTTCAGAAGTcagacaattaccgcaatattactaccaagcgaggcagaaGGAATGCTGCAAAATTTGCACATCGCCATGCCGGCgtggcgcgtttataagacacaccgttggTATTatgcagatttgtcttttaaaaagaGCTAAAGATTTTCTGATGGATTTCTCTTTTATTACGTCACTTCTCCGTGTCAGCGTTTGTGAGTGACACCACTGAACTCGCCATCTTTTTTTCTCCACCTCACCTGATTTGTAATCTGACGAGTGGATTTCAGGTTTTTTTCATCACCGTTTAAAAGAAAAATGGTGAAAGTAAAATAACCTGTTGATGCGGCCCCTGCTTGTGGTTCTGGTGCTGGTGAGTtagttatgtttgtgtgtgtctgctgcCACAAAGGTTACAGACCTGGGACGCATCGCCAGCCACTTCTACATCACTCACGATTCCATTCAGACCTACAACCAGCTGCTGAAGCCGACTCTCAGCGAGATTGAACTTTTCCGGGTCTTTTCACTTTCCTCAGAGTTCAGGAACATCACAGTAAGAGAGGTATGTCGTAGCCGTTTCATACACATGAAGTTTCTTTTTTCAATTCAGTGTTTTAATAGTAAACTTTTTCTATTAGGAGGAAAAACTGGAACTTCAGAAACTTCTGGAAAGAGTTCCTATTCCTGTGAAGGAGAGCATCGAGGAGCCTAGCGCTAAGGTAACACACTAACCTGACAcagaataaataaatgtatttgtgCATTTTCTAATCCCAGAGAATGAGTTTCTTAAACTATTTTTGTTTCAGATTAACGTTCTGCTCCAGGCGTACATCTCTCAGCTCAAACTGGAAGGCTTTGCTCTCATGGCGGACATGGTTTATGTTACTCAGGTACAGAAAGaccagcttccgcgtgctcagatGCTGCTTTAAACTTGTTTTCTTTAGtttaatgtttaaaaatgacactCAACAAAGCATTACTAGTcatttatttttgtgtgtccttgtacataaaataattttctttattttatagcatttttttttttgttctttcagAGTGCCGGGCGGCTAATGAGAGCCATATTTGAGATTGTGCTAAACCGCGGCTGGGCTCAGCTCACAGACAAGACCATGAACCTCTGCAAGATGATTGACAAGAGGATGTATGTGTGTTTTTACTCCTACATAAACATGTTTGTTGTAGTGAGGTCAACATCTCACAGATTTGAGTCTGTGCTCTGCAGGTGGCAGTCCATGTCTCCTCTGCGGCAGTTCAAGAAGCTCCCAGAGGAGGTCGTGAAGAAGATTGAGAAGAAAAACTTCCCGTTTGAGCGGCTCTATGATCTCAACCACAATGAGATtggtgaggttttttttttttttttttttccttttcacgACTTTTGCTTATCCTTTCATAACCTCGTCATGTTCCTCATTGTTCAGGTGAGCTGATCCGAATGCCAAAAATGGGAAAGACCATTCACAAATACGTCCACCAGTTCCCCAAACTGGACCTGGCTGTGCATATTCAGCCCATCACTCGCTCCACGCTCAAAGTGGAGCTCACTGTCACGCCAGACTTCCAGTGGGATGATAAGGTCAGTAAACTTAATGCACATGACTCGACTCTGATCTAGGTTCTTGTTTGTTCTTATTTTTAAAATGTCCTACTTAGATTCACGGATCTTCTGAAGCTTTCTGGATCCTGGTTGAGGACGTGGACAGTGAGGTCATCCTCCACCACGAGTACTTCCTCCTCAAAGCCAAGTACGCGCAGGACGAGCACCTGGTGACGTTTTTTGTGCCGGTGTTTGAGCCTCTGCCTCCTCAGTACTTTATCCGTGTGGTTTCAGACCGATGGCTCTGTAAGTAACTTTTAATTCCAGCATCTTGCAGGACTTTCCTGATGTTTGTGCTTTTTATAAAACCGTTCTTCTGTTTTTTCCCTCAGCCTGTGAGACTCAGCTTCCTGTATCCTTCCGCCATCTTATCCTACCAGAGAAGTACCCCCCACCCACTGAGCTGCTGGATCTGCAGCCACTGCCTGTCACCGCTCTCAGGAATTCAGCTTTTGAGGCTCTTTATCAAAACAAGTTCCCCTTCTTCAACCCCATTCAGACACAAGGTACAAAGACTCCTTATACGCTGGCATTTCTGATCAGTGCACTCTGCTTCACTCATACTTCTCTTTTTCTTGCAGTCTTCAATGCTTTGTACAACAGTGATGATAATGTCTTTGTGGGAGCTCCGACTGGCAGTGGAAAGACCATCTGTGCAGAATTTGCTATCTTGAGAATGCTACTGCACAGCGCAGAAGGTCGCTGTGTTTACATCACCCCAATGGAAGCGCTGGCTGAGCAGGTAAGGAGTCTGTGCATCAAAACTAGCATTGTTTTCACATTTATGTCAGATACAACACAGGAAATGTTCCTATCCAATACCATGATCCTCGTCTCCCAGGTGTTCGTGGACTGGCACCAGAAGTTCCAGGACATTCTGAACAAAAAGGTAGTTCTGCTGACCGGAGAGACCAGCACAGATCTGAAGCTCCTGGGGAAGGGGGACATTATTGTCAGCACTCCTGATAAGTGGGACATCCTGTCTCGTCGCTGGAAACAGAGAAAGAATGTGCAGAATGTCAGCCTTTTCATTGTGGATGAAACCCACCTCATCGGAGGAGAAAACGGAGTAAGTATCTCATCCTGCTCAGCTGATTTTTAGCTGTTTCTGTGTTTAGTGAAGCATGTTGACGGAGTTTTGTTTATTTCATCAGCCTGTGTTGGAGGTCATCTGCTCCAGGATGAGATACATCTCTTCTCAAATCGAGCGTCCAATCCGCATCGTGGCCCTAAGCTCGTCTTTGTCCAATGCTAAAGATGTGGCCCACTGGCTGGGTTGCAGCACCACAGCTACGTTCAACTTCCACCCCAATGTCAGACCTGTTCCTCTTGAGCTGCACATCCAGGTCTGAAAAGCTTTTGCACAAATTTTACCATTGGAAAGAACTATTTAAACACCTTCCAGATTCCTGACTTCCTGTCGCCTTGTTGCTGCAGGGTTTCAACGTCAGCCACACTCAGACTCGCCTGCTGTCCATGGCCAAACCGGTGTACCACGCCATCATGAGGCACTCTCCCTCCAAGCCAGTGCTGGTGTTTGTCCCGTCCCGCAGGCAGACCCGCCTCACCGCCATCGACATCCTCACTTTCTGTGCTGCTGATGTTGTTCCTCAGAGGTCAGTCACAGCCATAGACTGTACGGTCACAGCTCATCAGTCTTTGATCTTGAGATTATTCTACTTGGTGTTCTGAAAAATTCTTGGTCTTATCAGGTTTTTGCATTGTAACGAAAAAGACTTGACTCCGTTCCTTGAGAAGATAAACGACGGGACTCTTAAAGAGACTCTGGCCAACGGCGTGGGATACCTGCATGAGGGCCTCTCTGCAACTGAATGCAAAATCGTGGAGCAGCTTTTCAACTCGGGTATGAATTTTATTTTACACCTGGGTCGCTCAGAGCTGAGAAACAAACCAGAAAAGGGGTTTCTTTCTTGTACAGGTGCCATTCAGGTGGTGGTGTCTTCACGTTCGCTCTGCTGGGGCATCAGCGTTTCTGCACACCTCGTCATCGTCATGGATACCCAATACTACAATGGAAAAATCCATGCGTAAGGATTTAAGTTGACTTGAAAAAATGTCTACAATAATGAATTTAATGTGCTGTTTTGATGACACGTTCTCTCATTTCTCTCAGATATGTGGACTATCCCATATATGATGTTCTCCAGATGGTGGGAAAGGCAAACAGACCCATGCTGGATGATGAGGGACGCTGTGTCATCATGTGTCAGGGCTCCAAGAAGGTGCGAACATGCGTTGGTTTTGTTTTAAAAGCAATTACTGTAAAAATACTTGAACTAAACAGGTTATCTGTTTTTGTTGTAGGACTTCTTCAAGAAGTTCCTGTACGAGCCCCTGCCAGTGGAGTCTCACTTGGATCACTGTCTTCATGACCACTTTAACGCTGAGATCGTCACCAAGACGGTGGAGAACAAGCAGGACGCCGTGGACTACCTGACGTGGACGTTCCTCTACCGCCGTATGACGCAGAACCCCAACTACTACAACCTGCAGGGTTAGCATCCTTTAAGGCAGAGACCACATCACACTTGACCAGACCAGGCTTAGGGGTTTCTTGTTGAGTCTTATGTTCTGTGGCAGGCATGTCCCATCGCCACCTGTCTGACCACCTGTCTGAGCTGGTGGAGAACACGTTACATGACCTGGAGCAGTCCAAGTGCATCAGCATCGAGGACGAGATGGATGTTGCACCCCTCAATCTGGGCATGATCGCAGCTTATTACTACATAAACTACACCACCATTGGTTTGTAGCTACACTCACCTCTCTATGGGGTTTATGTTGCTTCCTGGACCTCAGACTTCACAGcaaagtttttgttgttgttcaacAGAGTTATTCAGCATGTCCCTGAATGCCAAGACCAAGAGTCGAGGATTAATTGAAATCATCTCTAACGCAGCTGAATATAAGAACATTCCCATCAGGCACCACGAGGACATGCTCCTCCGACAGGTAAACACACCGACACAAGTCCACGTTAGAGTAGCGTCTTTTGCCGCTTACACTTTAGGGTCAGTACGGTTGTGGGAGGATAGCGTCAGTTGGGTCTCATACGGGCAGTGTAGTGTTCCCGAAGGAGTTCTCGAGAATGCAGAAATCCCCGAGCACGTGGGCGGCGTTTAAAATGCGCTGGTGGTGTCCTTCTTATTAAGATAAGCAAAGGCAGgtgtgagctgtgttgcttttggagacaccGAAGCACATTCTTTTATTAATGTGCTCCCTGTTCTCTCACTGCTGTGCATGTCCTCAaattccactcacacacacacgctcgctgcTCTCTCCATCCATTGAGCAGCTGTAGCAAGAGCTTCATGCAGAGATGTTCGCTGCTCAGAGGACATACACGACTCTCTCTTCCGGGAGCTCTGTGCTACAGACTGAGATGTTTACTCAACAACATCCAGGATGTTCATGCGTAAACCccc carries:
- the snrnp200 gene encoding U5 small nuclear ribonucleoprotein 200 kDa helicase gives rise to the protein MADVTARNLQYEYKANSNLVLQVDRSLIDRTRRDESTGEVVSLVGKMEGTKMGDKAQRTKPQKLEERRDKRRKRDEDRHDINKMKGFTLLSEGIDEMVGIVYKPKTKETRETYEVLLSFIHAALGDQPRDILCGAADEVLAVLKNDKMRDKERRREVEQLLGPSDDTRYHVLVNLGKKITDYGEDKDLQNMDDNIDETYGVNVQFESDEEEGDEDQFGEVRDEHSDEDSEGEEAVVSTRLTTNLSETGGVMTVKKKDLHPRDIDAFWLQRQLSRFYDDAIVSQKKADEVLEILKTASDDRECENQLVLLLGFNTFDFIKILRQHRRMIQYCTMLASAQSEAEKERIIGKMESDQELSKILYQLQETEKEDIIREERSRRERVRKSRVDDLESMDIGHGESVVPRQVLDLEDLTFTQGSHFMANKRCQLPDGSFRKQRKGYEEVHVPALKPKPFADDEVLVAIEKLPKYAQAGFEDFKTLNRIQSKLFKTTMETDENLLVCAPTGAGKTNVALMAMLREIGKHINMDGTINVDDFKIIYIAPMRSLVQEMVGSFSKRLASYGIIVSELTGDHQLCKEEINATQIIVCTPEKWDIITRKGGERTYTQLVRLIIIDEIHLLHDDRGPVLESLVARTIRNVELTQEDVRLIGLSATLPNYEDVATCLRVNPAKGLFYFDNSFRPVPLEQTYVGITEKKAIKRFQIMNEIVYEKIMEHAGKNQVLVFVHSRKETGKTARAIRDMCLEKDTLGLFLREGSASTEVLRTEAEQCKNLELKDLLPYGFAIHHAGMTRVDRTLVEDLFADKHIQVLVSTATLAWGVNLPAHTVIIKGTQVYSPEKGRWTELGALDILQMLGRAGRPQYDTKGEGILITSHGELQYYLSLLNQQLPIESQMVGKLADMLNAEIVLGNVQNVKDAVNWLGYTYLYVRMLRNPTLYGVSHDDRSSDPLLERRRTDLVHTAANILDKNSLIKYDKRTGSFQVTDLGRIASHFYITHDSIQTYNQLLKPTLSEIELFRVFSLSSEFRNITVREEEKLELQKLLERVPIPVKESIEEPSAKINVLLQAYISQLKLEGFALMADMVYVTQSAGRLMRAIFEIVLNRGWAQLTDKTMNLCKMIDKRMWQSMSPLRQFKKLPEEVVKKIEKKNFPFERLYDLNHNEIGELIRMPKMGKTIHKYVHQFPKLDLAVHIQPITRSTLKVELTVTPDFQWDDKIHGSSEAFWILVEDVDSEVILHHEYFLLKAKYAQDEHLVTFFVPVFEPLPPQYFIRVVSDRWLSCETQLPVSFRHLILPEKYPPPTELLDLQPLPVTALRNSAFEALYQNKFPFFNPIQTQVFNALYNSDDNVFVGAPTGSGKTICAEFAILRMLLHSAEGRCVYITPMEALAEQVFVDWHQKFQDILNKKVVLLTGETSTDLKLLGKGDIIVSTPDKWDILSRRWKQRKNVQNVSLFIVDETHLIGGENGPVLEVICSRMRYISSQIERPIRIVALSSSLSNAKDVAHWLGCSTTATFNFHPNVRPVPLELHIQGFNVSHTQTRLLSMAKPVYHAIMRHSPSKPVLVFVPSRRQTRLTAIDILTFCAADVVPQRFLHCNEKDLTPFLEKINDGTLKETLANGVGYLHEGLSATECKIVEQLFNSGAIQVVVSSRSLCWGISVSAHLVIVMDTQYYNGKIHAYVDYPIYDVLQMVGKANRPMLDDEGRCVIMCQGSKKDFFKKFLYEPLPVESHLDHCLHDHFNAEIVTKTVENKQDAVDYLTWTFLYRRMTQNPNYYNLQGMSHRHLSDHLSELVENTLHDLEQSKCISIEDEMDVAPLNLGMIAAYYYINYTTIELFSMSLNAKTKSRGLIEIISNAAEYKNIPIRHHEDMLLRQLAQKVPHKLNNPKFNDPHVKTNLLLQAHLSRMQLSAELQSDTEDILSKAIRLIQACVDVLSSNGWLSPALAAMELAQMVTQAMWSKDSYLKQLPHFTSEHIKRCTDKGVDSIFDIMEMEDEDRSGLLQLSDSQMADVARFCNRYPNIELSYEVAERDNVKSGSSVLVQVQLEREEEVTGPVIAPLFPQKREEGWWVVIGDPKSNSLISIKRLTLQQKAKVKLDFVAPAVGVHHYTLYFMSDAYMGCDQEYKFSVDVKEADSEGESDSD